One segment of Solanum lycopersicum chromosome 1, SLM_r2.1 DNA contains the following:
- the LOC101260863 gene encoding boron transporter 1, whose amino-acid sequence MEETFVPFRGIKNDLHGRLLCYKQDWTSGIKAGFRILAPTTYIFFASAIPVISFGEQLERNTDGILTAVQTLASTAICGITHSIIGGQPLLILGVAEPTVIMYTFMFDFAKQRPDLGPGLFLPWTGWVCVWTAILLFLLAILGACSIINRFTRLAGELFGMLIAMLFMQQAIKGLVDEFRVPKRDNPHLTEFMPSWRFANGMFALVLSFGLLLTALKSRKARSWRYGTGWLRSLIADYGVPLMVVVWTAVSYIPSESVPERIPRRLLSPNPWSPGAYENWTVIKDMLNVPVIYILGAFVPATMIAVLYYFDHSVASQLAQQKEFNLRKPSSFHYDLLLLGFLTLMCGLVGIPPSNGVIPQSPMHTKSLATLKHQLLRNRLVDTARKSMQKNSSLGQLYGNMQEAYQQMQTPLIYQESSARGLKELKESTIQLASSMGHINAPVDETIFDVEKEIDDLLPVEVKEQRVSNLLQATMVGGCVAAMPVLRMIPTSVLWGYFAYMAIESLPGNQFWERILLLFTAPSRRYKVLEDYHATFVETVPFKSIVAFTIFQTLYLLACFGITWVPIAGLLFPLLIMLLVPVRQYILPRFFKGAHLQDLDAADYEESPAVPFNLPMEGEFGSRPSHAENGEILDEMITRSRGEVKRINSPKITSSTATPIRDTKLLQSPRISEKAYSPQINKLRGQQSPLSGGRGTFSPRTGEPKPSNLGTSPRTSTPND is encoded by the exons ATGGAAGAAACATTCGTGCCTTTTCGCGGAATCAAGAATGATCTTCATGGACGTCTATTATGCTACAAGCAAGATTGGACTAGTGGGATTAAGGCTGGTTTCAG GATCTTGGCACCCACTACATACATTTTCTTTGCCTCAGCAATTCCAGTGATTTCATTTGGCGAGCAGCTGGAGAGAAATACCG ATGGAATTTTAACTGCTGTTCAGACATTAGCATCAACTGCGATTTGTGGAATTACGCATTCCATTATTGGTGGTCAACCTTTGTTGATCTTAGGAGTTGCTGAACCAACTGTAATAATGTATACATTCATGTTCGACTTTGCTAAACAGAGACCCGATTTGGGTCCTGGTCTTTTTCTACCTTGGACTGGTTG GGTATGTGTCTGGACCGCGATTTTGCTTTTCTTGTTGGCAATATTAGGAGCTTGCTCCATTATTAACAGGTTTACTCGTTTGGCTGGAGAACTATTTGGCATGCTTATTGCAATGCTCTTCATGCAGCAAGCTATTAAa GGCCTGGTAGATGAGTTTCGTGTTCCAAAAAGAGACAATCCTCATCTAACAGAGTTCATGCCTTCGTGGAGATTTGCTAATGGAATGTTCGCGTTGGTTCTCTCATTTGGCCTACTGTTAACTGCTTTGAAAAGCCGAAAAGCAAGATCATGGCGATATGGAACAG GTTGGCTTCGTAGTCTTATTGCAGACTACGGTGTGCCACTTATGGTTGTAGTTTGGACAGCAGTTTCCTATATACCATCTGAAAGTGTTCCTGAAAGAATTCCAAGACGCCTTCTCAGCCCAAATCCATGGTCACCTGGTGCTTATGAGAATTGGACTGTTATCAAG GACATGCTAAATGTTCCAGTCATCTACATACTCGGTGCCTTTGTTCCTGCAACGATGATTGCTGTGCTTTACTATTTTGATCACAGTGTAGCATCCCAATTAGCTCAGCAGAAAGAGTTCAATCTCAGAAAACCATCATCTTTCCATTATGACTTGCTTCTTTTGGGGTTCTTG ACACTAATGTGCGGCCTTGTTGGTATCCCTCCATCAAATGGTGTGATCCCACAATCCCCAATGCATACAAAAAGTCTGGCTACTCTTAAGCACCAA TTGCTTCGTAACAGACTAGTCGACACAGCACGCAAAAGTATGCAGAAAAATTCAAGCTTGGGACAACTATATGGGAATATGCAGGAAGCGTATCAACAGATGCAGACTCCTCTGATCTACCAGGAGTCATCAGCTAGA GGTCTGAAGGAGTTAAAAGAATCAACAATTCAGTTAGCATCAAGCATGGGACACATCAATGCTCCTGTAGATGAAACCATTTTCGATGTTGAGAAggaaattgatgatttgttgccTGTTGAAGTGAAAGAACAGCGTGTTAGTAACTTGCTTCAAGCCACAATGGTTGGGGGATGTGTTGCTGCTATGCCAGTTCTCAGAATGATTCCAACCTCAGTACTTTGGGGATATTTCGCGTACATGGCCATTGAAAGTCTACCAGGCAATCAATTCTGGGAGAGAATATTACTACTATTCACTGCACCAAGCAGACGATACAA AGTTCTAGAGGACTATCATGCTACTTTTGTAGAAACTGTTCCTTTCAAGAGCATAGTAGCATTCACAATATTTCAAACACTATACTTACTTGCTTGCTTTGGTATTACATGGGTTCCAATCGCGGGGCTCCTTTTCCCTCTCCTGATCATGCTTTTAGTTCCTGTGAGACAATACATATTGCCTAGGTTTTTCAAAGGGGCACACCTTCAAGATTTAGATGCAGCAGATTATGAAGAGTCACCCGCCGTTCCATTCAATCTTCCTATG GAGGGTGAATTTGGTTCAAGACCTTCCCACGCAGAAAACGGGGAGATTTTAGATGAGATGATTACTAGAAGCAGGGGTGAGGTCAAGCGCATTAACAGTCCTAAGATCACAAGTTCAACAGCAACTCCAATAAGAGATACCAAGCTCCTTCAGAGCCCGCGCATATCAGAAAAAGCATATAGTCCACAGATTAACAAACTGAGAGGCCAACAAAGTCCCCTTTCTGGCGGAAGGGGGACGTTCAGTCCAAGGACCGGAGAACCAAAGCCATCCAATTTGGGCACGAGTCCTCGGACATCAACTCCTAACGACTAA
- the LOC101261155 gene encoding GDSL esterase/lipase LIP-4-like isoform X2, with amino-acid sequence MNMRMRSRTSCRFMLLVCFLMCQLANVVVCECNKNMVIFNFGDSNSDTGGYPAAHGIRFGYPDGRAFFHQPSDRLCDGRLILDFLCENLNMSYLTPYLESVRPNFKNGVNFAIGGATILPKNVLFSLSTQVLQFVRFLQLQSKEELVDKVDLEKAIYMVDIGQNDLAGAFTYLSQAYQVIEKIPSFISEIQDAILGIYKHGGKNFWIHNTGPLGCLPQKVATRNVSNLNDIDDHGCVKSMNEAAQAFNNQLRALCEQLRLQMKDTTIVYVDMYAIKYDLIANSSTYGIQNPLMVCCGYGGPPYNYNPNITCRQSGCTLCEESGAYVSWDGVHYTEFANSIFASKILSTNYSTPPLDLHHFCT; translated from the exons atgaatatgagaaTGAGAAGTAGAACAAGTTGTAGGTTTATGTTACTTGTTTGTTTTTTGATGTGTCAATTGGCAAACGTTGTTGTTTGTGAGTGTAATAAAAATATGgtaattttcaattttggaGATTCAAATTCAGACACAGGTGGTTATCCAGCTGCTCATGGAATTAGATTTGGATATCCAGATGGTCGTGCCTTTTTTCATCAGCCATCTGATAGATTGTGTGATGGACGATTGATTCTTGACTTCCTTT GTGAAAATCTGAATATGAGCTATTTGACTCCATATCTGGAATCTGTAAGGCCTAATTTTAAGAATGGGGTAAATTTTGCAATTGGAGGTGCAACTATACTCCccaaaaatgttttatttagtCTTAGTACTCAAGTTCTTCAATTTGTAAGGTTTCTTCAGTTACAATCCAAAG AAGAGTTGGTTGATAAAGTAGATTTGGAGAAGGCAATATACATGGTAGATATAGGACAAAATGATCTTGCTGGTGCATTCACTTACCTTTCACAAGCTTATCAAGTTATTGAAAAGATCCCTTCTTTCATATCTGAAATTCAAGATGCAATCCTG GGCATATACAAACATGGAGGGAAGAACTTCTGGATTCATAACACAGGACCGTTAGGTTGTTTGCCACAAAAGGTTGCCACAAGAAATGTAAGTAACTTGAACGATATTGATGATCATGGATGTGTTAAGTCTATGAACGAAGCTGCACAAGCATTTAACAATCAATTGAGAGCTCTTTGTGAACAATTGAGGCTCCAAATGAAGGACACAACCATTGTGTATGTCGATATGTATGCCATCAAGTACGACCTCATCGCCAATTCAAGCACTTATG GTATTCAAAATCCATTGATGGTTTGTTGTGGTTATGGTGGTCCGCCTTATAACTATAATCCCAACATAACTTGTCGCCAAAGTGGTTGTACTCTGTGCGAAGAGAGTGGTGCATATGTCAGCTGGGATGGAGTTCACTACACTGAGTTTGCTAATTCAATTTTTGCTTCCAAAATACTCTCTACAAATTATTCTACTCCACCTCTAGACTTGCATCACTTTTGTACCTAG
- the LOC101261155 gene encoding GDSL esterase/lipase LIP-4-like isoform X1 — MNMRMRSRTSCRFMLLVCFLMCQLANVVVCECNKNMVIFNFGDSNSDTGGYPAAHGIRFGYPDGRAFFHQPSDRLCDGRLILDFLCENLNMSYLTPYLESVRPNFKNGVNFAIGGATILPKNVLFSLSTQVLQFVRFLQLQSKVSEELVDKVDLEKAIYMVDIGQNDLAGAFTYLSQAYQVIEKIPSFISEIQDAILGIYKHGGKNFWIHNTGPLGCLPQKVATRNVSNLNDIDDHGCVKSMNEAAQAFNNQLRALCEQLRLQMKDTTIVYVDMYAIKYDLIANSSTYGIQNPLMVCCGYGGPPYNYNPNITCRQSGCTLCEESGAYVSWDGVHYTEFANSIFASKILSTNYSTPPLDLHHFCT; from the exons atgaatatgagaaTGAGAAGTAGAACAAGTTGTAGGTTTATGTTACTTGTTTGTTTTTTGATGTGTCAATTGGCAAACGTTGTTGTTTGTGAGTGTAATAAAAATATGgtaattttcaattttggaGATTCAAATTCAGACACAGGTGGTTATCCAGCTGCTCATGGAATTAGATTTGGATATCCAGATGGTCGTGCCTTTTTTCATCAGCCATCTGATAGATTGTGTGATGGACGATTGATTCTTGACTTCCTTT GTGAAAATCTGAATATGAGCTATTTGACTCCATATCTGGAATCTGTAAGGCCTAATTTTAAGAATGGGGTAAATTTTGCAATTGGAGGTGCAACTATACTCCccaaaaatgttttatttagtCTTAGTACTCAAGTTCTTCAATTTGTAAGGTTTCTTCAGTTACAATCCAAAG TTTCAGAAGAGTTGGTTGATAAAGTAGATTTGGAGAAGGCAATATACATGGTAGATATAGGACAAAATGATCTTGCTGGTGCATTCACTTACCTTTCACAAGCTTATCAAGTTATTGAAAAGATCCCTTCTTTCATATCTGAAATTCAAGATGCAATCCTG GGCATATACAAACATGGAGGGAAGAACTTCTGGATTCATAACACAGGACCGTTAGGTTGTTTGCCACAAAAGGTTGCCACAAGAAATGTAAGTAACTTGAACGATATTGATGATCATGGATGTGTTAAGTCTATGAACGAAGCTGCACAAGCATTTAACAATCAATTGAGAGCTCTTTGTGAACAATTGAGGCTCCAAATGAAGGACACAACCATTGTGTATGTCGATATGTATGCCATCAAGTACGACCTCATCGCCAATTCAAGCACTTATG GTATTCAAAATCCATTGATGGTTTGTTGTGGTTATGGTGGTCCGCCTTATAACTATAATCCCAACATAACTTGTCGCCAAAGTGGTTGTACTCTGTGCGAAGAGAGTGGTGCATATGTCAGCTGGGATGGAGTTCACTACACTGAGTTTGCTAATTCAATTTTTGCTTCCAAAATACTCTCTACAAATTATTCTACTCCACCTCTAGACTTGCATCACTTTTGTACCTAG